The sequence atgtcactagggacccgatggttccggacaatccgcttatacgtatgtatctatatatatacatatatatatatacatacatacaggaatcaaacaaacggcggcactcaggagacgaagAAATGGTGAAACAAAACGGTGCTTTATCAGATAAAGCACCGTTTTGTTTCACCATCTCTTCGTCTCCTGGGTGCCGCCGTTTGTTTGATTCCTGTATGTGCACAGACCGCAGCGTccacgaggagggcaccggagcaaatacaCAGGTGACTGTTACCAGTGGGAGTGCCGGACATCAGTATATATAtgtaggatatgtgtgtattacaatatgtatattcatattatgatttccaatgaatgctgaagtaatagtattccttctcatgtgctggtcgctctgttgataaagctctaggttggctgtgacgagttggtctcagatcctcacaaggagtccgaatgtttattctttttcccgccgtggatagaatactgtaaactcctggtctgcacggggccctgtcacaaagcatcatacacaggaagctaagtgatattttatttctatgctttggagttatttgcattacatgcacatgggggagtgtttatattcggaaaggcatccgatagaattaccctatagagagagggtgtgtgtcttatgttgattcttctctataacatggcggcaggcTGACGTGCGACtgtaggaggtgtggccgggggaatgctgaggctgactccgagagatactgcagtgtttccctgggacggtgtaccgctgtttggggaggcctcagttcagtcaatctcggcggataccactggtaagtgtaacttcgtgagttagagtccctcacaacggttggtgacgcattctgctgTGGgacgcagtcattttaaccggttcgataccgggatttttccctttctgtgcagattgtggaaggtgaaaagtaagagttctgcagccttgttaggatcgcagcagcggatgtcgttttctgtttctaccacatccaccgcatgtcgctgggtctatctggctggagcccactctggtgggaactcatctactactcttcagtcagtccgggaatggacttggacctgtgagttaattatagaatccaaagggggacatactggcgtttacagatggtttccctcactgatttttcaaatagatcttgccgtttcccctctggaaggggaggtagtacgcgacgccataccagagttgtgtcaggttcagggcattgtcctgctgtccctggtaaaaaaataaaaaaaataaaaggaaaacagagatttctccttacgaagttgaactacaggatggaatctctcaggccagggagctccagcataTAAAGGTAGTAAGGGGTTtagatgcgtttttctccgcattcagcttacctgggttgatatccaggattgtctttgccatttttttaaattcaacacttTTTATTGAAACCGTTTTCCTTTTTTGTACATTACACAATACATACTTATTTCCTAAAACTATAGCATTGCTGTCAGCAACAAAATCAAGCAGCATATATAATATCGCACACACATATTTATAAGTAAGCAATCGACGTTATCAAACGTATGAGGTAGTGTCTTAGGTGTGGTATTTTGTATATAACAAAATTGTGCAAGCAGTACCAACCCCTAGCCTCCTCCTACAACCACGGGATTATTGTGGTGAAGCTAAACTCACATCCGCAGGCATAGCAATGCGGGCCCTCTTAGCATATGGCGATGATAGCCACCTATCCCATATCGCATAATATTTAATAATGGCTTTCCTGGACACATAGACAAATCTTTCATGTGCCACTGTAGTATTCACTAAGGCAATCCATGAGCTGATATCTGGGCCATCAGGTGCCATCCACGCCCGGGCTAAagaaacctgtgcaagagcacacagGCTGATAACATAACGCCTGAagggggcatccagcaactccCCATCCACCACCGCCAGTATACACCCAGGGGGGTCAGCACATCAGCAGGAACCCCAGTGGAAACCATAATCCTGAGTACTTCCTGCCAAAATGCATTAACTATCCTACAGGACCATATCATGTGCCAGAATGTACCTCCATCCAGAGCACACTTGGGACATCTAGAATCCACCCTTCCTCCGAATTTCATCAATCTTTCAGGAGTAATATAGATGCACCTGCTGGTACCGGACCGCTGTGGTCGCCAGCCTAGAGGCACCCAGCGCATCCTCCCAAGTGTCATTAGATATGGGCCCCAGATCGCATTCCCATCTAGATTTAAGAGAAAGTAGGGTCTCACAATGATATGCACGTAGTAAAGCAGAGTAAAATATGGAAATGGTACAGTTTTGAAGATTAATAAATAGTTCCCTCACTGGTGTGTCCCGGAGCATCAGCGGAGCGTTTGCAAACTGAACCTGACAAGCATGGCGGAGTTGTAGATATCGATAAAAGTAGAAGGATGGGATATTATAATCCTCCTGCAATTGTTGGAACGACTTAAAGATACCCATATGATACAATTGCCCAAGAGACTGCACTCCCCGGCGACACCAGACCTCCATTATCTGTAATGATGCAAGCTCGTTAAGAGAACGTGCGTAGGCCAGAGGCGTTTCCGGATCCCAACCCTCTCCCCGGAGCAGTCTATGCGtctgtctccataccataattgcttgtTTGACAACGGGGAGATTAAGTAGCGATACATGGTCACTCAACAGTAGTCGTAGTGGGGGCAATTCCGATCTGTTACATAGAGAATTCGGGAGATCAATTCATCTCTAGCAGGATCATGTAACCACTTACTAATATGCACCATTTGTGCCGCTAGATAATACAATCTGAATTTAGGGAGGCCCAGGCCCCCAGAGTCACGGGAGCGTGTGAGGGTGTCTAATTTTATTCTGACCCTGCGTTTGGACCATACGATAGAGGACAGAACACCATCTATTTTCCgaaaggtttttaatgggagataGACAGGGGAGTGCTGCAGTACATACAGCAacttaggcagggccaccattttcactaaattaattctacccgttATAGTTAGAGGTAGAGTCCCCCACACCGCAATACGGGAGTGCAAATAATCCATAAGaggttttatgtttagggaaaagtattgagaaggattatttgtgacccagattcctaagtacttgaatgagtccacccaaCGTAGAGGGAGGGCCACGGGCGGGACACCCGGACAAGTACCCCGAAAGGGCAATATGCAGGACTTATCCCAATTGATGGACAGGCCAGAGTATCCGCCATAGGTGTCAATAACACGCAACACATGTGGCATGGTATTGCGGTAGTCTGATATaaacagcagaatatcatccgcgtataAAGCAATCTTGTCCGTGGTGGAGCCCACCCGCAAGTCAGAACGCACCAAGCACGCCAAGGGTTCCACTGCCAAAGCAAAGAGGATAggggatagtggacagccctgCCTTGTACCCCTGGCTAAGGGAAATGCAGATGAAATGAATCCATTTATCGAGACCCTAGCTGATGGGCCAGAGTAAAGTAACTTGACCCACCATATAAAGCGTGGTCCAATGCCGAAGCGGGCCATAGAcccccacaagaacgcccactccactgaatcaaaagctttagcagcgtcAAGGGACACCACAACAGAAGTGTCGGCGTCCCCGCGAGGGCCCTGTAAGTGTGTGAACAAACGCCTAAGGTTAGTCAGAGTGGACCGCCCCGGCACAAAACCGGTctgatctgtgtgtataatttgggTAATAACGGAGTTCAGTCTAATTGCCAGGATCTTTGCTAAGACCTTGACATCAGTtgtaagtagcgagataggtctatatgaatctacCCGCTCTGGGTTCTTATCCGGCTTTAGtagcactattatcaaagcctcagTCATAGAATCCGGCAGCGACCCCAATTCCAACAGGTCATTGAACAGAGTGAGCAACTTAGGGCCATAAAAGTCAAtatgtttcttatatagctcaatgCCTTGCCTCCAGGAAATGACTTTATGGCTATTTCAATTTCCGTCAATGACAAAGGGGAGTCCAGGAATTCAGCTGCCACATTAGAGAGCGAGGGCAATGGTATATCAGCAAGATACTCATTTATTTCCGTTAAATCCGCCGATAATCTTGTACTATACAGACTCttataataagcaacaaattggtccgcTATTTCCGGGGTTTTTACATAAGTTACACCATCGTCCCCGCCTATCGCAAGGACAGTATTGGAGAATTTATCTGCCGCCGCTAAATGTGCTAGATAAGTACCTGGTCTATCGCCCGTAGCATAATAAGAGTGTTGGGCATACAGTAACCGGTATTTGGCTTTATCAGACAGACAGTTTCTCCATTTGGACTGTGCAAGCAACCATGCGTCCTTGGAGGCAACCAATCCATCTTGCAAATATTGGATTTCTAGGGACCTTCAGGACGCCTCAAGCTCCATTTCCTGGAGCTTGTAgccattttttaaagtagcaacccTTCTAATTAATGAACCTcgtataaatgctttaaatgcgtccCAGAGGATTGCTGGGCCAACAGTACCCCCGTTTAGCTCCAGGAACTCCCGCCATGCAAGCTCCGCTCCAGTGTccatctgtgaaagccagaatgAGTTAAATTTCCAAAACAACTGCCCACGGGAACCTTCAGTATCCAGATTCAACAATATTGGAGAGTGGTCAGAGATACCTCTAGTTGCATATTGGACATCATTAATTTTGGGAATCATACAGGGGGAGACCAGGGCTATATcaatcctagaaaaggaggagtaagtaggagagaagcaggagaactggCGAGCAGCCGGATGCCGTGCTCTCCAGACGTCCACCAGGCCCATACCCTCCACTAACCGAGCGAAGTTACCCGGGCGTGGACGAGGCACAGTGACATTGGTGCTAAATCTATCCACTCCAGGATCCatgacattattaaaatccccaatgCAAACAGTGGGAATGTTGGGGTAAAgggacataaaatcggcagctttGCGTAGAACCTCCGGGGAGTATGGTggaggaatataggccctcattccgagttgatcgctcgcaaggcgattttagcagagttacacacgctaagcctacgcctactgggagtgaatctaaacttcttaaatgtgcgaccgatgtatgcgcaatattgcgatcacaaacgagttagcagtttttgagtagcttcagacttactctgcctgtgcgatcagttcagtgcttttcggtctcggctgacgtcataaacacacccagcgttcggccaagcactcccaccgtttctccagacacgcctgcgttttttccggaaacggtagcgttttcagccacacgccccttaaacgccgtgtttccgcccagtaacacccatttcctgtcaatcacattacgatcgccggagcgatgaaaacacAGTGAGTAAaactactttcttcttagtaaagttacttggcgcagtcgcagtgcgaactttgcgcatgcgctctaagcggattttcactgcgatgcgatgaaaatctccgagcgaacaactcggaatgagggccataaatagcCAACAACAATAAAGACATGGAATTTATCTGACAGTTAAGAAAAATATATCTTCCCCACCGGTCCACCTGTACCTGGCCCACAACAAATGGAACAGATCTACGGATCATGATGGAGACGCCTCTGGAATGGGAAGTATGAGTGGAGTGGTACGACCACCCTATCCATGGCTTTTTAAGTGATAGAACTTTGgctccctccaggtgcgtctccataagacaaaTCACATCTGCGGAGTACTGCCTAATCTGTCGAAGCACCAGGGCCCTTTTCATTTTATCATTAATGCCCCGCACATTCCAGGATAAAATTTTTAGACTAAGTGATGCCATAATACATAGTAGCGCTAAGTGTTAAGTGTGTCCAAGACAGGGAAGGTATCCCAAATAGACAGGAAAGTAACTGCCCACAAAAAATGCCGCTAAATATGTCGCAACAGCAATGCATAAAAAACATCAACCCATCAAATCCACCCTTCCCCCCCatacaaccccccaccctgtataccggcccgaactgtggcatacctaccCCCAAAATAACCTCCCAACAACTAAACAACTAGTAAAGAGGACAAAAAAAATATAGTGGCCAAGGGCAGGCATTGCTCCCCTACCATAACCTAACCCCCCCAGGGTCAAGGCAGCACCTAGCCCCCTGACCCAGCAGGGACCCAACAGCAAGTGCAACATTCAATATACTACCAGTAAAGGCCACCTGGAAGGAAAAAGTCAACAaacattaataattaattaattaactgtAGGCACAAAGTATGTGAGGACATATATCGCAGCTCATTCCGTGGGTAATCGTGACACTCAGTCATTTGCCAGAGCGCGCCCGGCCGGGAACTGCCAGTCAAGCCATGTCGCCGCCTCCCGCGGGGTCAGAAAGAATTTTGTCTCTCCTCCCGCGACCACCCGCAACTTTGAGGGAAagagcatagcataagggagattGAGCTCTCGCAGACGTCTCTTGATTGGAAGGAATTGGGATCTCTCCTTCTGGATGTCGACCGCAAAATCAGGAAACACCGAGATCCGGGTACCATTCCACTTGAGTGGGCCCTTGGTGCGTGCCAGGGTTAGAACCATGTCCCGATCTTTGAAGTGTAGGAATTTAGTTATAAGTGTTCGGGGAGGAGCACCAGGCGGTAGTGGCCGCATAGGGATTCTATGTGCTCGTTCCACCGCATAGTGTGACGTAAAAGCATCCGTCCCAAAGAAATCTAGGAGCCACTTCTCCAAAAACCATTCAGGTTGTACTTGAGTGATCTTGTCGGCCAGCCTGCCTTCGCTGGCATTAACTGCATCCAGTACCCTTTGGAGTACTTAGCTTCAGGGGGGTTGGAGCCAGCACTTGTAGCCGGAGATGGAGGAGAGGAGTCATTCTGTGACCCCCCCATTCTCTTATTTTGTGCAGGAGGATTCCTGGCATATTTTTCAAGCTTGGCCGCAGCCTGAGAAGTTTTCCCCATAATAATCTTTATATTCACCTCCAAGAGGAACTGAAGCACTATACGAGAGAGTTATGATAAGACAAGTAGACAGTCTTCCAGCCAGTGCTATATCAACAAATCAGGAATCACACAATGGTGGGCCAGCAGCCTCCAGCCGGAGATAtataatgaaaaaagaaaaagtcaCAGCCCTATATTTCAGGTAGTAAATATGCAGCAGGGGAGTATTGAGGAGATAATGACTGGGGTGAGAGCTTAATTCCCTGTCTCCCTAGCCCCACATGCAGCTCTGGAGGGGGGAGAAGAGACGGGGGGGCCTCTGTACAGCCCAATATGAGTGACTCCCCACAGTGGAGCACCTCCGACTCCTGGACAGCCGCCAGCCCCAGCAGTAGTTCTCACTGAAAGCACCTGGGAGGTACTTTATATGGGGCCTGAGTTGTGGAGCTTTATTGTTTcaaggctgcagcagcagcagcgtggccCCTCCGGCAACAGTAGCAGGCAGGAGGTACCCGACACAGGGagaagcaggggggggggcacgcccAGCCCAGCAGTAGGTCAGGGGGTGCAGTCCCCCGGCCGCCAACCGGAAGCAGCGCGGGCAGCCGCGGCCGGAGCAGGGGAGACCGCACTCAGGCAGCGGGACCAAGCGGCAGCAGAAGAGAGGAGGGCAGAGGGCACACACGGCCGCAGATCACTCCCCAGGAGCCCGAGGCAGCGTTCCGATCCCCGCCGCCACGGACACCGCGTCCCACGTGGCGCAGCAGAGCCCAGGCCGAGTCCGTCACGGCGGCCAGTCACACAGCTAGGGCAGCAGACCAGGGACAGACACACTCCGATGGGTCCACCACAAGGCTAGGCAAGTCCAGGGCACCCACGAACCCCGGGGGGAAGCCATCCGGATATATAAAAGGATGTTGAGGCAGGAGAGCTCAGCACAGTACGTGCTACTTCATgcccatcgtagccacgccccgATTGTCtatgccatttcactggagtgatggcagtaggatggtattctttcaacagtgagagccattgttattctgtactgggacacactcctgattaaggcgaggtcaagacacaagtggtgcaaatcgttgtttctctctgactgttcttcaacacaggggaaggctgttgatCCCAATgacgcagacgtcggaggtgggtaccagagtagatactgaacggtcgaagttctgtgtgttcctgtggaaagagatctgaggatccagagtcggatcaggtttatagtgacaatccatcaatatgttccgttgatgaagaagatgatgcagcctaagaggcttttcggtgagcaggtcaaatgccagagtggttttcacagggccagttggaaatgtggtccggatctcacctgcacatgcgccagaatataatcctaatggccaggatatcgctcctgtggtgtctgctcagttctcacctcctagagggacgaaggttcggaatacaggatgagatcctggtctccatgcatgcagatctccgagactggagaGGAGTCCGTGCAAGGGaaatatttccagaggaaaaggtcaagctgggaagtttgtctgcaataacctttcttgaattaagagctattttcaatgaacatatgcttcgtgatctgcccgtgttaattctgtcggacgacttgacagcagtggtgtaagtaagccgctagggcggaacaaggagcaaagcggcaaaggcagaagccgaaaaagttttcagctgggtggaaagactggtaaacgctatattagcagtcttcgttctggatgtgaacgacggagaaatagattcctttgGCGGGTtttccgttaccaaattcggtagaggcctattccactaggaaggtgggttcttcttgggcggctgcccgaggggtctcggcactacagctgtgctgagctgctacttggtcggggtcaaatacctttgcaatgttctgtaagtttgataccctggctgaggaggacctcctgtttgctcaattcagtgctgcagagtcatccgcactctcccgcccgttcgggagctttggtataatccccatggtccttacggagtcccagcatcctcaaggacgttagagaaaataagattttacttaccggtaaatctatttctcgtagtccgtagaggatgctgggcgcccgtcccaagtgcgaacttcttctgcaagacttgtatatagttattgcttacataaaggttatgttatagtttatcggttgaaccgagtctatgttgttgttcatatggttaactgtgtagtttatcacaagttatacagtgtgattggtgtggctggtataaatctcgcccttagatttacaaactgaggtctggaggaggggcatagagggaggagccagtgcacacccagaatccaaagctttcttaaagtgccctatctcctgcggagcccgtctataccccatggtccttatggagtccccagcatcctctatggactaggagaaaaagatttaccggtaggtttaaaatcttatttttatatactaacaggggtgacaggtgtggtacagcccTGCAAAGatggatccaatctctttctcatcagactctgctgtcttccctgcactctcactcagatgttcactgctgccagtagcacacgtatgtaaagcagaagtatggcggcagctgtatagattctgatatgtaattctctgtatcatacttaccgtacacacatcatccttaatactagtgagagaatagaggtaaaacactgatgattggggtgtaacagtggattataacctagcagatgatgattacagggtattatatggtgtattgcatgtaaaagaccttgttccacacctactctgctgtagcaatattcgTTATATAAGGGAGAGTAACACCTGTACAGGCTTACCagtgtatgagcacacacataaagcatacctcccaacataaccctctccaggagggacacaatgctctgctcctggacttttccttaatgtatgattgctggcacctgtattgaacaggtaatggataagaaaggtgtttcagcacaggtgatggcaatcataaattaagagagaagtccaggattagagcattgtgtccctcctggatagggtcatgttgggaggtatgcataaaggaatgctaccttaccaatgcttccaggagtaacgttaggagacatttctctgatccatcagctcatatgactgatgttattgttcatctagaatctccaattcatacgatatgttccccatccattgttttacattggtgctgacataggacttggcaagtgactacatctccatttatacttcatggttagttaccagtacaagagagagatatctaagtcttattataatacatttgttattgtgagtgttctcaggagggtggacacaatgatagtatgagacacaatattataaagccttcattaaaagttatgttttattatatacacacatttacaattaagtgtcccagagagtcgtcttctcctattgtttacaagattaatattgttacaggaaatgtcacatttccataatgtattttatttccagcagatggacacacaagcaggaatatctcagaaggacatctaatgttttccccggattgtgacataaaagataatgacagcagacaggattctccaggatataaccccattaccccaattatacatccaggtcTATCCGCTGATTCCTCTGATCCtgagaaatgttctcctgatcactctgattttggtgcatctgttacagctctgagagtagatacagtgtttccctgttctatagatgccaaatgttttacacagaacacaaagcttattacccatcagccagctaaggcaggggtgaggccatttccatgttctgagtgtgggaaatgttttacatacaaatcagctcttgttacacatcagagaagacacacaggtgagaagccatttccatgttctgactgtggaaaatgttttgcatggaaatcacaacttgttacacatcagcaaagtcacacaggtgagcaaccatttccatgttctgagtgtgggaaatgttttgcatggaaatcacaacttgttacacatcaacaaagtcacacaggtgagaagccattttcatgtcctgagtgtgggaaatgttttgcacagaaatcagatcttgttagtcataacagaagtcacacaggtgagaggccatttccatgttctgagtgtggatttttttttgcacaaaaatcacatcttgttaaacatcagagaagtcacacaggtgaaaaaccattttcttgcactgagtgtgggaaatgtttttcacagaaatcagatcttgttagacatcagcgaagtcacacaggtgagaatccatttccatgctctgagtgtgggaaaggttttgcacacacATCAGCTCttcttatacatcacagaagtcacacaggtgagaagccatttccatgttctgagtgtgggaaatgttttgcacaaaaatcagatcttgttaaacatcagagaagtcacacaggtgagaagcctctttcttgctctgagtgtgggaaatgttttacacggaaatcacaacttgttatacatcagagaagtcacacaggtgagaatccatttccatgccatgaatgtgggaaatgttttgcacacaaatcggaTCTTAttagtcataacagaagtcacacaggtgagaatccaattacttgctctgagtgtgggaaatgttttacgtggaaatcacaacttgttatacatcagagaagtcacacaggtgagaagccatttccatgttctgagtgtgggaaatgttttgcacacaaatcagatcttgtgaaacatcagagaagtcacacaggtgcaaaGCCATTTttgtgctctgagtgtgggaaatgttttacacagaaatcacatcttgttagacatcagcaaagtcacacaggtgagaatccatttccatgctctgagtgtgggaaaggttttggacacaaatcagctcttgttatacatcacagaagtcacacaggtgagaagccatttccatgttctgagtgtgggaaatgttttggacaaaaatcagatcttgttaaacatcagagaagtcacacaggtgagaagcctctttcttgctctgagtgtgggaaatgttttacacggaaatcacaacttgttatacatcagagaagtcacacaggtgagaatccatttccatgccctcaatgtgggaaatgttttgcatacaaatcagatcttattagtcataacagaagtcacacaggtgagaatccaattacttgctctgagtgtgggaaatgttttacatggaaatcacaacttgttatacatcagagaagtcacacaggtgagaagccatttccatgttctgagtgtgggaaatgttttgcacacaaatcagatcttgttaaacatcagagaagtcacacaggtgcaaagccattttcttgctctgagtgtgggaaatgttttgcacacaaatcagctcttgttatacatcacagaagtcacacaggtgagaagccatttccatgttctgagtgtgggaattgttttacacggaaatcac comes from Pseudophryne corroboree isolate aPseCor3 chromosome 3 unlocalized genomic scaffold, aPseCor3.hap2 SUPER_3_unloc_8, whole genome shotgun sequence and encodes:
- the LOC134984747 gene encoding oocyte zinc finger protein XlCOF6-like, with protein sequence MFSPDCDIKDNDSRQDSPGYNPITPIIHPGLSADSSDPEKCSPDHSDFGASVTALRVDTVFPCSIDAKCFTQNTKLITHQPAKAGVRPFPCSECGKCFTYKSALVTHQRRHTGEKPFPCSDCGKCFAWKSQLVTHQQSHTGEQPFPCSECGKCFAWKSQLVTHQQSHTGEKPFSCPECGKCFAQKSDLVSHNRSHTGERPFPCSECGFFFAQKSHLVKHQRSHTGEKPFSCTECGKCFSQKSDLVRHQRSHTGENPFPCSECGKGFAHTSALLIHHRSHTGEKPFPCSECGKCFAQKSDLVKHQRSHTGEKPLSCSECGKCFTRKSQLVIHQRSHTGENPFPCHECGKCFAHKSDLISHNRSHTGENPITCSECGKCFTWKSQLVIHQRSHTGEKPFPCSECGKCFAHKSDLVKHQRSHTGAKPFLCSECGKCFTQKSHLVRHQQSHTGENPFPCSECGKGFGHKSALVIHHRSHTGEKPFPCSECGKCFGQKSDLVKHQRSHTGEKPLSCSECGKCFTRKSQLVIHQRSHTGENPFPCPQCGKCFAYKSDLISHNRSHTGENPITCSECGKCFTWKSQLVIHQRSHTGEKPFPCSECGKCFAHKSDLVKHQRSHTGAKPFSCSECGKCFAHKSALVIHHRSHTGEKPFPCSECGNCFTRKSQLVTHQRSHTDEKPF